DNA from Brevibacterium sp. 'Marine':
GGCGAGGGTCTTCAGCCAAGCGCCGAGTTCGCGTTCCCAGCTCGTCCAGTTGTGCAGGCCGCTGGTGCGCGGAAACCAGGAATGCCGGATGCCGAGGGAGTTGAGTCGCGCGGAGAAGCGCTCGCCCTGCGAGCTGATCATCGTCTCCAGCAGGTCGCGATCCTTTGCCCCTTCGAGGCTGCCGGAGCCGGCACTGAACCACAGATCGAGGCCGCGGAGGTTCTCGGCCAGAGCATACGGGGAATTCGCCAGCCATTCGCTGCGGTCGGCGCCGGGGTCACCGAACAGGCTCAGTGATCGGGCTCCTTCGCGCATCGCGATGATATCGAAGGCCGGGACGGTCGACAGGGGATCCAGGGGTGAGGAGAACGCGGCGGCCGATCCGTACCTGTCGGGATGCCAGGCCGCATACTTCATCGCCCCGTATCCGCCCATCGACAGTCCCGCCAGCAGCTGGCTGCCCGGCGCCCAGTCGACGGAGAAGTTCGCTTTGAGGAAGGCCGGGATCTCCTCGGTGTGGAAGCGCGGCCAGTCGTGGACCTCGCTGCCGACGGCCAGGCGCGAATACGTTCCCGCCCCGCCGTCGGGCATGACGACGAGGTACGGGGAGTCGAGGGTGAGTTCCTCGGCGGATCCGAAATCCGTCCATGAGCGGAAATCATCGCCGCCGCCGTGGAAGAGGTGGATGACGGGGCTGACCTCGGAGGGGATGCCCGGCAGCAGCACACGGACTCCGACGGTGCGGCCGAGTGCGGGGGAGTAGAGGAAGAATTCGCGCAGCCTCGGCGAGAGTTTCCGTTTGTCCCGGATATGCCAGGTCCGGGCGTCCTTCCCGCGGGGCTCGGGTCCGAGGAAGGAGGTGGTCTGGTCGCGGGCGGGATAGCGTCCGCGCTGGGAGCGGGCCGCGGTCAGTGTGCGGATGGCACGTGCTCCCATCGCGATGATCAACGAGCGGCGCATTTCTCGAGGTTAGAGGGCAGAGGTGAACCACAGGTGGTCAGGTGGTTGAATATCAGGTGATGTCGAATTCGAGCGCGGTGGCGCAGCAGATTGCCCGAAGCCTGGTCCACGCCGGTGTCAGTGAGGTCGTCTTCGCCCCCGGTTCACGGTCCGCGCCCTTGGTCTATGCCGTGGCACCGCTGAACGAGGCGGGGCTGATCCGCACCCATGTGCGCGTCGATGAGCGCGATGCCGCCTTCCTCGCCCTCGGCCTGGCCCGTGGTCTGCGTGCGCGCGGCAGTGAGTCCGCCGTGGCGGTCGTGACGACGTCCGGATCGGCCGTGGCCAACCTCCATCCCGCCGTCCTCGAAGCCTCTTACGGGCATCTGCCGCTGCTCGCGCTGACCGCCGACCGTCCCGCTCGGCTGCGCCGTACCGGAGCCAACCAGACCATCGATGACCAGTCACAGGTGCTCTCCGACGTCCGTGCCCGATTTGATGTGCCCGCCGGGGACAGCACCGAGGCGGTCGCCCGATCCGTGTCAGACGCCGTGGCCGCGGCACTGGGATCACACAGAGGCACCGTCACCGAGGCGGCCGGCCCCGTCCAGTTCAATGTGCAGTTCGACACCCCCTTGGTTCCCACCCCGGGGGAGCTGAACGCGTGGACGGACGAGATCGGCGCGCTGGCTGGGAACGACGCAGGGCGACGTGTGAGGGCGACCGTGTCGGAGTCCCGTGCGCGCGTCGGAGTCACCATCACCGACGGGACCGTCCTCGTCGCCGGGGACGCCGGCGGGTATCCGGCCGAATCTCTGCATGCGCTCGCCGCCGACCAGCATCTTCCGGTGCTTGCCGAACCGTCGAGTCCGCTGGCTCGCACCGCTGCTGACCTGTCGGCCACCGGAGCAGCCGAGCCGTCGACCATCGTGCCTGCCCATGCCCGTGTGCTCAGCGATCATCCCGATCTGCGCGAGGCGATCCGCACCGTCATCGTCCATGGAAAACCGACCCTGACCAGGCCCGTGGCGGCACTGTTGGCCGACGAATCCGTGACTGTGCAGCACGTTCCCGACGCCATCGATGCGTTCGATCTGACCGCCCGCGACGAGAGGCCCGGTGGGCTGACGGCCACGGGAGAGGCAGAGGGGGTTGCCGCCTCGGGGTCGGCTTGGGTGCGCGCCTGGATCGACGCGGGGACGTCCCTCGTGGCAGCCGCACGATCAGAGCGGGCCGCGGAATGCCGCCCGGAACCGACTGGGGCCGAGACCTCCGGTGACGCCTCGGCGAGGGAATTCCAGTCGACCGCACGGACGATCACCGAGCGGCTGGCCGTGCAGGACCTCACGCTCTTCGTGGCCAGCTCGAATTCGGTGCGCTACCTCAGCGACGCCACCGACATCCGCGCCCGCATCCACGCCTCTCGCGGACTCGCCGGAATCGACGGATTGATCTCGACGGCGACAGGTCTGTCCTTGGGCCTGAGGGAGCCGGTCTTCCTGCTCATCGGTGATATCGCCATGCTCCACGACATCGGCGGACTGCTCAGCCCGAGCGCCGAGGATGCCGGTGATGTGACGATCGTCGTACTCAACGACGACGGGGGAGCGATCTTCTCCGGGCTCGAACATTCTCAGCCCCACCTCGACGGTTTCCTGGAACGCTATTTCACGGTCCCGCACGGTCGCGGATTCGCCGATCTCGCCGCAGCCTACGGTTGGGGGTACATGCGAGTCAGCGACCTGGTGAGCTTCGACCGGGCCATGGACGAGGGCCTCGGCGCCGCCGACGATCGCAGCGCGACCACCGCCGGGACGCGTCGCATCATCGAAGTCCGACTCGACTGAGACTGCGCAGCCTTATGCGGGATTATCGCTGGGTGGTTCCTGTGACCGATCATTGCGATTGGTGGTACCAAAAACATGTACCACTCGTTCGAAAGGGGAGGCTCTCATCATGTCCATCAGCGCAAGCGAGGCGCGCAAGATCCTGTTCCCGCTCATAGAGCGAGTGAATGAAGACCGTGTTGCCATCGAGATCGTCTCTCGCAAGGGAAATGCTGTTCTGATGCCGGCCGCCGAGTACGCCGCATGGCAAGAGACCGCCTACCTGTTCCGCTCATCGACCAACGCTCGCCGCCTGCTCGATGCCTACGACCGTGTCCGCCTGCACAGTTCTCGGGGATCGGCAAGCCCGAACAGCTGAAGTACGGAGCCCAGGGCTCGTGGTCGCGGCGCATCACCGATGAGCACCGACTGGTCTATCTCGTCGTCGACGAAGACCTCGTGATTCTTCAGGCCCGCTACCACTACTGAGTCGATGGCCTTCGGTGTGGGCACATGGCCCGCCTCGTGGGCCGCCCGGCGCTCACCTTCGCCGATTGGGCGCGGGACAGCGTCGGGGAGTTCCGATGACTATGAGGACCCTCAGTCCAAACCGAGCGCCCGACGCATCGGCTTGAGCTTCGCATCCGTCTCGGCCACCTCGGTGGCGGGATCCGAATCCGGCATGATTCCGGCCCCGGCATACAGCCGTATCCGATTGCGGTCCTCGAGCTGACCGCAGCGCAGTGCGATGCCGAACTGGCCGTTTCCGCGCCCGTCCATCCACCCGACGGGACCGGAGTAACGGCCGCGGTCGAGGGGTTCGAGCTCATCGACATGCGCCACCGCGCTCGCCTGCGGGTACCCGCCGACGGCCGCGGTCGGGTGGACCGCTGCGGCGACGTCGAGGGCGGTGAGCCCGGACTCGGTGGCAAGGTTCGCCTGCGCGTCCGACGCCGAATGGATGACATTGGCCAAGGGCAGCAGGTGAGGGCGCTCATCGACGGTGACATCCTCGGCGACCGAACCGAGACTGCGCTGCAGCGAAGCGATGGCGAAGGCATGCTCGGTGCTGTCCTTGTGCGCGCTCAGCAGCCTCCGGGCCGCAGGCATCTCCTCCATCGGGTCCTTCTCCACGCGGTAGGTCCCGGCCAGCACACGTGAGGTCACTCTGCCGTTCTCGACCCCGATGAGCAGTTCCGGGGTCGACCCGATGAGACCGGCGATGTCGAAAGTCCAGCAGCTCGGGTAGCTGCGGTTGAGTGCGCCGAGCACCGCACGCACGTCGATGTCCTCATCGGTGGTGACGACCTCGTCGCGGGCGAGGACGATCTTACGCAGAGTCGGATCCTCCGAGAATGCATCCACTTCTGCGGAGGTATCGATCGGGGTGAGCATGCCGGCGACCTGCTCGACGAGCCGAGCCCACTTCTCGGGACCGAGGTGCCCGGCTTCGGCGCGGGCCGACTGCACGCGCTGCAGCGGTTCGGCCTGCAGGACCGGAGGCAGCGGCGGCTCTTCGGCCGTCGAGATCGAGGTCAGCCACACGCGGCCGCCGCGGCGGCCGAGAACGAACTCGGGGACGTGGATGATCGAATCGACCGCAGATTCGCCCGAATATGCGACCGTGGCAAAGCACATGAGCCCGGATCCGAGCAGATCGACCTCGTCCTCGATCTGGGCCGCCTCGGTGATGGCCTTCCACGCATCCGAGAGCTCGGTGAATCGCTGCCGACCGCGAGCACGGATGCGCAGG
Protein-coding regions in this window:
- a CDS encoding alpha/beta hydrolase family protein, whose translation is MRRSLIIAMGARAIRTLTAARSQRGRYPARDQTTSFLGPEPRGKDARTWHIRDKRKLSPRLREFFLYSPALGRTVGVRVLLPGIPSEVSPVIHLFHGGGDDFRSWTDFGSAEELTLDSPYLVVMPDGGAGTYSRLAVGSEVHDWPRFHTEEIPAFLKANFSVDWAPGSQLLAGLSMGGYGAMKYAAWHPDRYGSAAAFSSPLDPLSTVPAFDIIAMREGARSLSLFGDPGADRSEWLANSPYALAENLRGLDLWFSAGSGSLEGAKDRDLLETMISSQGERFSARLNSLGIRHSWFPRTSGLHNWTSWERELGAWLKTLAKRRNYASSDRGRTDRVADGGQFTFLTGHALFDIHGWRVEISRRRAQVVRFDAVSAAGFSLSGTGSFRVRTPGLFDPGRRYDISVSGPSGDNAYQQKADKKGRLTFTGRLAAAMHDPIIPGKRTAHFARLGQDEVTTVRIASVTVDEAVDRRRSTADVPDPAQTESTNDPAGVYIESGRESSAADSSER
- the menD gene encoding 2-succinyl-5-enolpyruvyl-6-hydroxy-3-cyclohexene-1-carboxylic-acid synthase, coding for MSNSSAVAQQIARSLVHAGVSEVVFAPGSRSAPLVYAVAPLNEAGLIRTHVRVDERDAAFLALGLARGLRARGSESAVAVVTTSGSAVANLHPAVLEASYGHLPLLALTADRPARLRRTGANQTIDDQSQVLSDVRARFDVPAGDSTEAVARSVSDAVAAALGSHRGTVTEAAGPVQFNVQFDTPLVPTPGELNAWTDEIGALAGNDAGRRVRATVSESRARVGVTITDGTVLVAGDAGGYPAESLHALAADQHLPVLAEPSSPLARTAADLSATGAAEPSTIVPAHARVLSDHPDLREAIRTVIVHGKPTLTRPVAALLADESVTVQHVPDAIDAFDLTARDERPGGLTATGEAEGVAASGSAWVRAWIDAGTSLVAAARSERAAECRPEPTGAETSGDASAREFQSTARTITERLAVQDLTLFVASSNSVRYLSDATDIRARIHASRGLAGIDGLISTATGLSLGLREPVFLLIGDIAMLHDIGGLLSPSAEDAGDVTIVVLNDDGGAIFSGLEHSQPHLDGFLERYFTVPHGRGFADLAAAYGWGYMRVSDLVSFDRAMDEGLGAADDRSATTAGTRRIIEVRLD
- a CDS encoding type II toxin-antitoxin system prevent-host-death family antitoxin, with product MSISASEARKILFPLIERVNEDRVAIEIVSRKGNAVLMPAAEYAAWQETAYLFRSSTNARRLLDAYDRVRLHSSRGSASPNS
- a CDS encoding Txe/YoeB family addiction module toxin encodes the protein MDQRSPPARCLRPCPPAQFSGIGKPEQLKYGAQGSWSRRITDEHRLVYLVVDEDLVILQARYHY
- a CDS encoding isochorismate synthase, with product MTLTFGTSDILSAPPRLRVRSRFVDDVDPGPGFPFESGLPTTVEQTLELLPTDGFSCWVRDTSGLIGFGRTLRIRARGRQRFTELSDAWKAITEAAQIEDEVDLLGSGLMCFATVAYSGESAVDSIIHVPEFVLGRRGGRVWLTSISTAEEPPLPPVLQAEPLQRVQSARAEAGHLGPEKWARLVEQVAGMLTPIDTSAEVDAFSEDPTLRKIVLARDEVVTTDEDIDVRAVLGALNRSYPSCWTFDIAGLIGSTPELLIGVENGRVTSRVLAGTYRVEKDPMEEMPAARRLLSAHKDSTEHAFAIASLQRSLGSVAEDVTVDERPHLLPLANVIHSASDAQANLATESGLTALDVAAAVHPTAAVGGYPQASAVAHVDELEPLDRGRYSGPVGWMDGRGNGQFGIALRCGQLEDRNRIRLYAGAGIMPDSDPATEVAETDAKLKPMRRALGLD